In the genome of Danaus plexippus chromosome 18 unlocalized genomic scaffold, MEX_DaPlex mxdp_20, whole genome shotgun sequence, the window AGATGTCTGCTGATCGCAAAGTTGGGGCCCTAAAACAGTTACAGGGGCTCATTTGGAAGCAGGGCTATGACAAAGGAGACCTTAAGGGACAGTAAGTTGGCAGTAACCTTTATATTACAAGATATAAAATCTCATTGCTATATCATTTCAAATTTGCTAGTCATAAAATTTGTAGATAGCTTTtgttttctgaaaaaaaaaaatctatatcacATCACCACAGGAACAGCGTAAGCATCTGGGAATTTTAAAAGACCCATGTAAtacttcttaatttaatagcTAATATCAAAATCATTCACAAAACCATATAACCTTCACACTAATTccttttaatacttaaatactacataattataataatatgtacttTGTTATAGTGTCTTCGATGATGTCTCTACAGCACTAGAACAGTGGCACTCCATTGAAGGTCAAAAAGTGTACATCTATTCATCAGGCTCGGTTCAAGCTCAGAAACTTCTCTTTGGCCAGTCACTAGCCGGTGACCTCCTCAAATATATAGATGGTCATTTTGACACCGCGGTCGGTGGGAAACAAGAAGAGTCTAGCTACAAGGCTATAGTGGAAAAAATTGGCTGCAATGCTGAAGAAGTATTGTTTGTGACTGATATTGTTAaaggtaaatttatattcaactgaagagacatttttaaagttatatgacAATTTTGAtcgaaattacaaaatatattattcataaatttaaatcagttaccatttaatgttcatttttataagtttggaAGTAGTGATTAGTTCTTATGAGTACCTTAGAACTGTTGCCATACTAACtatgtattttctattaagaaaaaattgttatcttCACAGATCAACTTAAGTTaacttagtttatttaattattgtaatagcTCAGTgaagaagaaatatatttaaataaaatcgtaattgATTCAAGTAATCTGAACATTTTTCTACAATAAATAcacattgaatattaaatgttatccCAACCTTCCAGAAGCTGAAGCAGCATCGAAAGCGGGTCTTCATGTGGCGCTGGCCAGCCGTGAGGGTAACAGTTCCTTACCCAGCGAGGCCACTGATACTTACCCCGTGATACATACATTCACACAACTAGCCGTCTCCAACAAACGCAAGACTGAACCTCAGGTGCATACATGACGTGTAGTGTAGTGGTGAAGGATCGCTTAGAACGATGTTAGATATTTGTTGTTTACAGAGATCAGTATCACTACTACAGGTATTTTCATCAAACTGAATTAGCAGTGATGTCACTTTGTGATGTTGTATGCGAAGATTTGTGATTGAAATACTAGACCTGCCCTATATTCAGTTTGTTGTTGATACTTATAGTGAGGGTATTGTATCCTTGGCTTATATAAtagcaatatattatactatatagaATTACTACTTACcgtagattaaattattattgttgtcgtttgtataataaagcaaatttatttttaatactaagtgttgtgatttatttatactgacattatataattttaaaaatcttacttATATAACCCTTGGAAGTAATATGgttctgttatatttatgttccGACATATtttatggatttaattttttctgaatgattttgttttattgaaattctaATATTCTTCTTTGTGCTTAATACATGTCTGTGAGGGTAAATGGTGGCATAATGATGCTCACACgtgtattacaaataatttttgtttcgttaATAAAATGGCAATATgcagatatacatatttgctattatttaatgacaggttcaaaagtaatttattaacgagAAACATTAATTAACGTTTCAGGATGAACAACCTGCTAAAGTACCCAAAACCGACATACAGAAAGACGTCAAATCGGCTTCTGAAACTGATTCATCTAAAGAAGAGACACCACTACCTGAGAAGGCAGAGGAACCAGAAAAGATGGAAGTGGAAGAATCAAAAGATGAACCAGTTAAAGAAGAGGAAAAGGTGAAAACTGAAATATCCATTGAGGATGTTACGAATACGAAAGAAGTTACTGAAAACGTAGTTGATATGGAGCCTGTTGTACAAGAAGTTGAGGAAAACAAACCGGAGAAGACTGAGGATATGGAAACTGAGACCTCCGATGATAAAGTTGACGACAAAAACGATGAAGTAAAAGccgaaaaagaaaaagaaaaagacaCACCTGTTGAAAATAATGTGAGTACAGAATCCAAAGAAAAGACTGAAGTAACCCCCGACGTGCCAAAAGAGAGCTCCGACAAAAATGGTATAGAGACGAATGCGTCCGCCTCTGAAGCATCTCCTACAGTGATAACTGAAATAGAAGAAGTTACAAgtgacaaagaaaatattagcgAAATGGCTGAAATAATTGAGGACTTAGAGCCAGTGGTTGAAGAGCCGGCGGCCGCTGAAGATGTCGAGGAGTTACGTAACGTTGGTGACGTGCTGGAAAAGGAATGCGACGAGATACTGTCAAAGGTACAGGGTGTTACCAATCTGGAAACGATGCCGTTAAGACCGCTGCTAAACCCCATTGAAGAGGAATCAATGGAAGCCGAAAATACGAACGACATTATGGATAGCATACTAGACACTGAACAAGAAATGGAAATGAAAAACAGCGAGGCGACCGCAAAAGAAAAACatccagaaaaaaatatagatgataaagaaaaagaaaaggtCGAAAAGAACGGAGTGTTAGAGGAGACGGTCACTGAAAGCGATGTTAAAATAGAAATCACACCAGAAGAATCCGCAGACAAGAGTGAAGCAGAAGAAAATATAGgagataaaaaagataaaaatgataaaacagAAGAAAAAAACTCGGAGCCATCAAAAGAAACAGACAAAACGGTCAAAGACAAACCGACAGAAGATGCACAGGTTAACGGAAAAACGAACGGTGATCTAATAGAGAACGGAGATTCAAACAAAATGGAGGAATTAAGCGCGAGATTGACGGAGAACGGTGACGATGTGAGGTCGAATGGTGACACGAAGAACGGCGACGGAGAGAAGGTGGAACCGGAAGTATCAGACATTAAGGTTAAGACAGTATCAACAGAGGAGCCCAGAACCGAGCTCATAGAACAAGCCACTGAGGCATAAAACTATGGTGAGAATTAATACACTTACATTGATAGTACTTTGTTTGAagattaagataatatatacatgtataacaGATTGTGATTTGATACactagtatatataattaattttactagtatattaaaggaaataaagtCCATTATATAACACACCCTTATATGACTTGAAATGAGATCAACGAAAATATAgcagtaatttttaatgaaaactttgtTCTCTGTATTACCATAGACAAACAAAATGGATGCCTTtactagtattattatatgtttcagTTCCCGGCGGCTGTTCCTCGAGCTCACTCCACTTGCATTAAACCGGTGACTATCTTGTACAGTGCCGACCACAGCAATAAACTAcgtgttaattaatattccgtA includes:
- the LOC116772909 gene encoding enolase-phosphatase E1 translates to MANDNKDIGEIVKKCKILLLDIEGTTTSISFVKDKLFPYAEENVKQFLEAQWENDDVKESVTALRKLAIEDKEKNVEGLVAIPGEDASKEDQIEGLVNNVKWQMSADRKVGALKQLQGLIWKQGYDKGDLKGHVFDDVSTALEQWHSIEGQKVYIYSSGSVQAQKLLFGQSLAGDLLKYIDGHFDTAVGGKQEESSYKAIVEKIGCNAEEVLFVTDIVKEAEAASKAGLHVALASREGNSSLPSEATDTYPVIHTFTQLAVSNKRKTEPQDEQPAKVPKTDIQKDVKSASETDSSKEETPLPEKAEEPEKMEVEESKDEPVKEEEKVKTEISIEDVTNTKEVTENVVDMEPVVQEVEENKPEKTEDMETETSDDKVDDKNDEVKAEKEKEKDTPVENNVSTESKEKTEVTPDVPKESSDKNGIETNASASEASPTVITEIEEVTSDKENISEMAEIIEDLEPVVEEPAAAEDVEELRNVGDVLEKECDEILSKVQGVTNLETMPLRPLLNPIEEESMEAENTNDIMDSILDTEQEMEMKNSEATAKEKHPEKNIDDKEKEKVEKNGVLEETVTESDVKIEITPEESADKSEAEENIGDKKDKNDKTEEKNSEPSKETDKTVKDKPTEDAQVNGKTNGDLIENGDSNKMEELSARLTENGDDVRSNGDTKNGDGEKVEPEVSDIKVKTVSTEEPRTELIEQATEA